In one Verrucomicrobiota bacterium genomic region, the following are encoded:
- a CDS encoding DUF4013 domain-containing protein, with amino-acid sequence MVSVEQVWRKVFKTSGCWPKLLIGSLVMLIPVVNIFALGYLYRTTALVKSGAPFIYSDWDRWKDLFIDGLKFLVLAIVWLGIPMFIGFFVSIMVGVVSHELGQIAFMISVPIGIQLFSSSLYRYQNFESFKDAMDLPLLLKVYMRTVSYGLLPLLGYCGILWILGSLSVLVLFIISLVILVYFTSLYRAIEYGNM; translated from the coding sequence ATGGTTTCAGTCGAACAAGTATGGCGTAAGGTGTTTAAAACCTCTGGGTGTTGGCCCAAACTATTAATTGGCAGCTTGGTAATGCTGATCCCGGTTGTGAATATCTTTGCATTGGGATACCTTTACCGGACCACGGCTTTGGTCAAGTCTGGAGCTCCATTCATATATTCGGATTGGGACCGCTGGAAAGACCTGTTTATCGACGGTCTTAAGTTTCTGGTTTTGGCTATTGTCTGGCTTGGTATACCAATGTTCATCGGGTTTTTCGTCTCGATAATGGTTGGTGTGGTTTCACATGAGCTTGGACAAATTGCGTTTATGATCAGCGTGCCGATTGGTATTCAGCTTTTTTCATCCAGTCTGTATCGCTACCAAAATTTTGAGTCTTTTAAGGATGCGATGGATCTGCCATTGCTTCTGAAAGTTTATATGCGGACAGTAAGCTATGGGCTTTTGCCATTACTTGGCTACTGCGGAATCCTCTGGATTCTTGGCTCATTATCGGTGCTCGTACTCTTTATCATAAGTCTTGTAATCCTGGTTTATTTCACATCACTTTACCGCGCTATTGAGTATGGGAACATGTAA
- a CDS encoding polyprenyl synthetase family protein produces the protein MDFKATLNNYQIRVEQGINIWTPSKETKPAHLHSAMRYSLEAGGKRLRPVLVIATAELFETSEDPLPAAIALECIHTYSLIHDDLPSIDDSDLRRGKPTCHKAFDEPTALLAGDALLTLAFEIIARSYNDSAILAKDLILDLSTAAGSQRLIGGQMEDILGEKSDYTADQLDYIHLNKTAALITVAMTMGARLGNGSEKELGTIKNIGRHVGLAFQITDDILDATSDNETLGKPTRADEEHEKTTYVKLYGLEGARNQAKAHTASASNLCAELNRETEFLEALIQYLEHRIS, from the coding sequence ATGGATTTTAAAGCAACGCTTAACAATTATCAAATACGCGTTGAACAAGGTATTAACATTTGGACGCCTTCCAAGGAAACAAAGCCAGCCCACTTGCACTCAGCCATGCGATACAGCCTGGAGGCTGGAGGTAAACGACTAAGGCCCGTATTGGTCATAGCAACAGCCGAATTATTCGAAACCTCAGAGGATCCCCTACCAGCTGCCATCGCCCTGGAATGCATCCACACCTATTCGCTAATTCACGATGACCTTCCGAGTATTGATGATAGCGATCTTCGTAGAGGAAAGCCTACTTGTCATAAAGCCTTCGATGAACCAACTGCTTTGCTTGCGGGAGATGCCTTACTCACACTGGCATTTGAAATAATTGCCAGGTCATACAACGACTCCGCTATTTTAGCCAAGGATCTCATTCTAGACCTTAGCACCGCCGCGGGAAGCCAACGACTTATCGGTGGTCAAATGGAGGACATTTTAGGTGAAAAATCTGACTATACCGCGGATCAACTCGACTATATCCATTTGAATAAAACTGCTGCTCTTATAACCGTAGCAATGACTATGGGTGCCAGGCTGGGAAACGGATCTGAAAAGGAGCTTGGCACTATTAAAAACATAGGTCGCCACGTCGGCCTGGCTTTTCAAATTACAGACGATATTCTGGACGCAACTTCGGATAATGAAACCCTGGGGAAACCAACACGGGCTGACGAGGAGCATGAAAAAACAACCTACGTAAAACTCTATGGTCTGGAAGGAGCGCGCAATCAAGCAAAGGCGCATACAGCGTCCGCTTCGAATCTATGCGCTGAATTGAACCGCGAGACAGAATTTCTCGAGGCTTTAATTCAATACCTGGAACATCGAATAAGCTAA
- a CDS encoding DUF839 domain-containing protein: MKIPLRSRRSFLKSAGIVSAGFLTMQKATSVLNASEALPISKAYGPLIKDPANVLDLPEGFDYQVLSRVGRTMSDGLVTPGNHDGMAAFAGDRGRIILVCNHESNPDQGIASPFGVKNELLNKVDKKKFYDYGYGEQPGLGGTTTLVYDPKRRRVEKQFLSLAGTHRNCAGGLTPWNSWVTCEETVRLAGDGIEKDHGYNFEVPATMRPKLAEPIALKDMGRFNHEAIAVDPKSGVVYQTEDRGDGLIYRFIPNEPGKLQKGGRLQALAVRSWPGCDTRNWKDLSTKEFQLGQSYGVDWIDLDNPEAPLDDLRYRGFEAGAARFARGEGMYYSDKRVFWVCTNGGKVLKGQVFAYTPSPYEGTDKEKEMPGKLELYLEPNNGEIVEMCDNLDVTPDGGLLLCEDGNGDNFLVGVTPKGEWFKLARNAFAPTEFAGACHSPDGKIVFVNIQKAGLTLAITGPFGWL, encoded by the coding sequence ATGAAAATTCCCCTAAGAAGTCGCCGGTCATTCTTAAAATCTGCCGGGATCGTTTCTGCCGGTTTTTTGACCATGCAAAAGGCTACCAGTGTTTTGAATGCATCCGAGGCTCTACCTATTTCAAAAGCTTACGGACCTTTAATTAAAGATCCGGCCAATGTGCTCGATTTACCTGAAGGATTTGATTACCAGGTTCTGTCCAGAGTTGGTCGCACTATGAGCGATGGGCTTGTCACTCCGGGAAATCACGATGGCATGGCTGCCTTTGCTGGAGATAGAGGTCGAATCATTCTCGTGTGCAACCACGAATCGAATCCTGATCAAGGGATCGCCAGTCCTTTTGGGGTTAAGAATGAATTACTTAACAAGGTAGATAAAAAGAAGTTCTACGACTATGGCTACGGAGAGCAACCAGGCTTGGGTGGAACAACCACTTTGGTCTACGACCCTAAGCGACGTAGAGTTGAAAAACAGTTTCTCAGCCTGGCTGGCACGCATAGAAATTGTGCCGGAGGACTAACACCCTGGAATTCCTGGGTCACCTGCGAGGAAACGGTTCGTCTTGCCGGAGATGGAATTGAAAAAGATCACGGCTATAATTTTGAAGTCCCCGCTACCATGCGACCAAAGCTTGCTGAGCCAATTGCGTTGAAGGACATGGGACGTTTTAATCACGAAGCCATCGCGGTTGATCCCAAATCGGGCGTTGTTTACCAAACCGAAGATCGAGGTGATGGATTGATTTATCGTTTTATCCCCAACGAGCCTGGTAAACTGCAAAAAGGTGGGAGGCTCCAAGCACTGGCGGTCAGGAGTTGGCCAGGTTGTGATACCCGCAATTGGAAGGACCTTTCGACGAAGGAATTTCAATTGGGTCAATCCTATGGAGTTGATTGGATTGACCTGGATAATCCTGAAGCCCCGCTCGATGATTTGCGTTACCGTGGGTTCGAAGCTGGAGCTGCACGTTTTGCCCGTGGCGAGGGTATGTACTATTCAGATAAAAGAGTTTTCTGGGTTTGCACCAATGGAGGGAAGGTGTTGAAGGGCCAGGTATTTGCTTATACTCCCAGTCCTTATGAAGGTACCGATAAGGAAAAAGAAATGCCCGGTAAGTTGGAGCTCTATCTGGAACCTAACAACGGCGAAATCGTTGAAATGTGCGACAATCTCGATGTTACACCCGATGGTGGTTTATTGCTTTGCGAAGACGGAAACGGGGATAACTTTCTGGTAGGAGTAACTCCCAAGGGTGAGTGGTTCAAATTGGCAAGGAATGCCTTTGCCCCAACTGAGTTTGCCGGGGCTTGTCATTCCCCTGACGGAAAAATCGTCTTTGTCAACATCCAGAAAGCCGGACTCACTCTGGCTATAACAGGTCCGTTTGGCTGGTTGTAA
- a CDS encoding DUF456 family protein: protein MLALIVLVGFFMTGLIGCILPVVPGPAIVWIGMVIHKIWVPEASAHWMLILIAGVFVGITFLMDYVLTILGAKKFGASRKGAVGALVGGFVGFIIPPFLIWLIIGPFVGALIGELLDGQNLQQASRVGWGSFLGTIAAYVSKLTICFLIIAAFMVNTVF, encoded by the coding sequence TTGCTGGCACTTATTGTGCTAGTTGGTTTTTTTATGACCGGGCTCATCGGTTGTATTCTGCCAGTGGTTCCCGGACCGGCAATTGTGTGGATCGGCATGGTCATTCATAAAATCTGGGTGCCGGAAGCGTCGGCGCATTGGATGTTAATCCTGATTGCCGGTGTATTTGTTGGGATTACCTTTTTGATGGACTATGTCCTAACTATTCTCGGTGCGAAAAAATTTGGTGCATCAAGGAAGGGAGCTGTTGGAGCACTAGTAGGTGGATTTGTGGGATTTATTATCCCCCCATTCCTTATCTGGCTTATTATTGGTCCATTTGTTGGCGCTTTGATTGGAGAATTATTGGACGGTCAAAACCTTCAGCAAGCGAGTCGTGTTGGCTGGGGCAGCTTTCTTGGGACGATTGCGGCATATGTTTCTAAACTTACCATTTGTTTTTTGATTATTGCTGCTTTTATGGTGAACACTGTTTTTTAA
- a CDS encoding DUF445 family protein encodes MNYTFKTASLMDNLVVFSLPFITALIGWFTNKVAVWMLFHPKNRVNILGYKWQGLIPKRQKEIAEQTGEIIEQEILQKHLLSASLREMDFTPHFHKFIDELVGKALVEKLRSMPFIGGFLNDSLVAQFTEMAKSEIDTHAAPFIDQVASDLEQRVHVKKLVEDRIKALNLDDLERLVHKIAAKEFRSIELLGGVLGFVIGLIQLLLLWMTGHVAI; translated from the coding sequence TTGAATTATACATTTAAGACAGCTTCTCTTATGGATAACCTGGTCGTTTTTTCACTTCCGTTTATTACCGCTCTCATTGGTTGGTTTACCAACAAGGTGGCTGTGTGGATGTTATTTCACCCCAAGAATCGGGTGAATATACTGGGTTACAAATGGCAAGGCCTGATTCCCAAGCGGCAAAAAGAAATCGCTGAACAAACCGGCGAGATAATCGAGCAGGAGATTCTGCAAAAGCATCTGCTGTCCGCCTCTTTGCGTGAGATGGATTTTACGCCGCATTTTCACAAGTTTATTGATGAACTGGTAGGTAAAGCTTTGGTCGAGAAACTGAGATCTATGCCTTTTATCGGCGGGTTTCTTAATGACTCGCTCGTAGCACAATTTACAGAGATGGCCAAGTCGGAGATCGATACTCACGCCGCACCTTTCATTGATCAAGTCGCCAGTGATTTGGAGCAGAGAGTCCACGTCAAGAAATTGGTGGAAGATCGTATCAAGGCACTCAATTTGGATGACCTCGAACGATTGGTACATAAGATAGCCGCGAAGGAGTTTCGCAGTATCGAGCTCCTCGGTGGTGTGTTAGGATTTGTGATAGGTTTGATCCAGCTATTGTTGCTCTGGATGACTGGTCACGTGGCTATTTAA
- a CDS encoding YceH family protein, whose translation MNLELTPNECRVLGCMIEKSITTPENYPLSLNSLVNACNQKSNRSPILDLDESEVLDALDELRVQHLCFRVDTTGSRVPKFKYTVPEKWEFSARHLSIICELLIRGPQTPGELRTRGERMHAFLDLNEVESTLEHLQEHEEGPFILKLPVLPGKKEARYAQLLGGEIEISEIQEAAPVVIQSGPSRNERVDQLEQQVTELKSEVEGLKAAFARFKEQFE comes from the coding sequence ATGAATCTTGAGCTAACCCCCAATGAATGCCGCGTCCTCGGTTGTATGATTGAGAAATCCATCACAACTCCAGAGAACTATCCCCTTTCTCTCAACAGCCTGGTCAACGCTTGTAACCAGAAATCAAACCGATCTCCAATCCTTGATCTCGACGAATCAGAAGTTCTCGATGCATTGGACGAATTGCGAGTCCAGCACCTCTGCTTCAGGGTCGATACAACCGGGTCCCGTGTGCCAAAGTTCAAATATACGGTCCCTGAAAAATGGGAGTTTTCCGCCCGACACCTCTCCATTATCTGCGAGTTGCTCATTCGTGGACCTCAAACGCCCGGTGAATTGCGAACAAGGGGTGAACGGATGCATGCCTTCCTGGATTTAAACGAAGTAGAATCCACTCTCGAACACCTTCAAGAACACGAAGAAGGTCCATTTATCCTGAAGCTGCCCGTGCTTCCCGGAAAAAAAGAGGCACGCTATGCCCAGTTGTTGGGAGGTGAAATTGAGATTTCTGAAATTCAAGAGGCTGCTCCAGTCGTCATCCAATCAGGACCTTCGCGAAACGAACGAGTCGACCAACTGGAACAACAAGTCACCGAGTTAAAATCAGAAGTTGAAGGATTAAAAGCTGCTTTTGCCCGGTTCAAAGAGCAATTTGAGTAA
- a CDS encoding mechanosensitive ion channel, protein MIESFENWLLKTGIPQGQIDVVMIVAGILVIVLVAFVLNLIAKQIIVRTVIAIIRRSKISWDDVLIDHNVLIRLSHFVPAIAINWLAPFFFADNEKFVQALRMGVNIYLILIFIWVIDSFLNAVLDLYNRSDKAKRVPLKGFLQAVKLVIYLIGIIIILSIAFGKSPIYFFSGLGAVTAVLLLVFKDAILGFVAGIQISVNNMVQVGDWIEMPKSGADGDVIDVTLTTVKIQNWDKTITTIPTYNLISDSFKNWRGMSEAGGRRVKRSLNIDMNSVRFADDELMEKFKRFELLKPYLDKRVAEVHEHNSSRQADMNELINGRHLTNIGTFRAYCLAYLRNHEQVHQNMTLLVRQLQPNSEGLPIEIYVFTKDTRWAVYEDIQADIFDHLLAVIPQFQLKVFQKPSGKDLELIGK, encoded by the coding sequence ATGATAGAGAGCTTTGAAAATTGGTTGCTGAAAACAGGAATTCCACAAGGTCAAATTGATGTGGTTATGATTGTCGCGGGAATTCTTGTTATTGTCCTCGTGGCCTTTGTTCTGAACCTGATCGCAAAGCAAATAATAGTAAGGACAGTGATCGCTATTATTCGCCGGAGTAAGATCTCCTGGGATGATGTGCTTATTGACCATAACGTCCTCATCAGGCTTTCACACTTCGTTCCTGCCATTGCGATCAATTGGTTGGCACCGTTCTTTTTCGCGGACAATGAAAAATTTGTCCAGGCGCTCAGGATGGGGGTCAATATTTACCTGATCCTCATATTTATTTGGGTGATCGATTCCTTTCTGAATGCGGTCCTCGACCTTTATAATCGTTCCGATAAGGCCAAGCGTGTTCCTCTTAAAGGATTTCTTCAGGCGGTCAAGTTGGTGATCTACCTGATTGGTATCATCATCATTCTTTCAATCGCGTTTGGGAAATCTCCGATCTATTTTTTCTCAGGCTTAGGTGCGGTTACCGCCGTACTTTTATTGGTGTTTAAAGATGCGATACTTGGATTTGTAGCTGGTATTCAAATCTCGGTAAACAACATGGTTCAAGTAGGCGACTGGATTGAAATGCCAAAAAGCGGTGCCGACGGAGATGTTATCGATGTAACCTTAACCACCGTAAAAATCCAGAACTGGGATAAGACTATCACCACTATTCCGACATATAATCTGATATCCGATTCATTTAAGAACTGGCGTGGCATGTCGGAAGCGGGTGGTCGTCGAGTCAAGCGTTCATTGAATATAGATATGAATAGCGTCCGGTTTGCCGATGACGAACTCATGGAAAAATTCAAGCGGTTTGAGCTTTTGAAACCGTACCTTGATAAAAGGGTCGCTGAAGTGCACGAACACAACAGTTCGAGACAGGCGGATATGAACGAACTGATTAATGGTCGTCACCTGACTAACATTGGCACCTTTCGAGCCTATTGTCTCGCCTACCTTAGAAACCACGAACAGGTCCACCAGAATATGACTTTGTTGGTTAGACAGCTTCAACCAAACTCTGAAGGTCTACCCATTGAAATCTATGTGTTTACCAAAGATACCCGATGGGCCGTCTATGAAGATATTCAGGCCGATATATTTGATCACCTGCTTGCCGTGATTCCGCAATTTCAATTGAAGGTTTTTCAAAAGCCAAGCGGTAAGGACTTGGAGCTGATCGGGAAATAA
- the hemW gene encoding radical SAM family heme chaperone HemW, whose product MTRETGLGLYCHVPFCASTCDFCAFYQEKPQRKELDRYLDGMEKELAWVNIDRPIDTIFWGGGTPSLLPASDLRRLGELVLKTAGQPPLEWTVEMAPSTVKPDKLKVLRDLGVNRISMGVQSFQDRFLEGLGRLHRPNQIYQAYDWIREAGFANVNLDLMIALPGQSAEDLKQDLSEACRLDPEHLSTYCLTFEEDTALWVKLSQGKIKQDLEKDADLYELTWELLSDAGYDHYEISNFSKPGYACLHNLNTWKMKEWIGVGPSAASQYNNLRYSNPADLNLWLNQTAIAAEDRGEVQILTDSNLIEDSLIFGLRTGQGISLKEIEARFPGASLDTFKPFFFDLKSDGLADGNDEDSIQLTLQGKLLADRIAVEILELAG is encoded by the coding sequence ATGACACGCGAAACAGGGTTAGGTCTATATTGTCATGTGCCCTTTTGTGCAAGTACCTGCGATTTCTGTGCTTTCTATCAAGAAAAACCTCAGCGAAAGGAGCTGGACCGTTATCTCGATGGAATGGAAAAAGAACTAGCCTGGGTAAATATCGACCGTCCCATAGACACCATTTTCTGGGGTGGGGGAACCCCGAGCTTGCTTCCGGCTTCCGATCTTCGACGCCTGGGAGAATTGGTCCTGAAGACCGCGGGGCAACCTCCGCTCGAATGGACCGTTGAAATGGCTCCAAGCACAGTCAAGCCGGATAAACTCAAAGTGCTTCGAGATCTCGGGGTGAATCGTATATCGATGGGAGTTCAGAGTTTTCAGGATCGCTTTCTGGAAGGACTAGGTCGTTTGCATCGACCGAATCAAATTTATCAAGCCTATGACTGGATTCGCGAAGCGGGATTCGCTAACGTAAATCTGGACTTGATGATCGCCCTTCCTGGTCAATCGGCTGAGGATTTAAAACAAGATTTGTCTGAAGCTTGTCGACTCGATCCTGAGCATCTTTCCACCTACTGTCTTACGTTTGAAGAAGACACTGCGCTTTGGGTGAAACTTTCTCAGGGCAAAATAAAACAGGACCTTGAGAAAGACGCTGACCTCTACGAACTCACTTGGGAACTTCTTAGCGATGCGGGTTACGATCATTACGAAATCAGCAATTTCAGTAAGCCTGGATATGCTTGTCTTCATAATCTCAATACCTGGAAAATGAAGGAATGGATCGGAGTCGGCCCTTCTGCTGCATCCCAGTATAACAATCTTCGTTACAGCAATCCTGCCGATTTGAATCTCTGGTTAAACCAAACAGCTATCGCTGCTGAAGATCGTGGCGAAGTTCAAATTCTCACAGATTCGAATTTAATCGAGGACTCCTTAATATTTGGACTTAGAACAGGGCAGGGCATCTCACTTAAGGAGATCGAAGCTCGTTTCCCCGGTGCGTCACTCGACACGTTCAAACCTTTCTTTTTCGATTTAAAATCCGACGGGCTCGCCGACGGAAATGACGAAGACAGCATTCAACTCACTCTTCAGGGAAAGTTACTTGCAGATAGGATTGCGGTCGAGATTCTTGAGCTGGCTGGGTAA
- a CDS encoding endonuclease/exonuclease/phosphatase family protein, translating to MARTALSFILLCLGPYSLKAEVIRVATYNVRNYLEVDRWVDSRYRPGFPKTEKEKAALRSVILSVHPDVLVIQEMGTEPYLKELQADLKEAGIEYPYQYVAKGSDEERHVALLSRIKPIDLVSHADMNFSYFKSDIPVKRGMMEVVFQTNGIKWKLFGLHLKSKWSDYDEDPHSNDRRRSEALACRGRILELQKRDELPFLIVGDLNDTKSTPPIRLLQYRGKNEVAAMVDAVDSRGDRWTHYYEAEDTYTRIDYILKSPDFPAAVIGNHAHVYDGPGYLDASDHRLVWIDLHWEGAN from the coding sequence ATGGCTCGTACGGCGCTGTCTTTTATTTTGTTATGCCTTGGCCCTTATAGCTTAAAGGCGGAAGTAATTCGGGTGGCTACCTACAACGTTCGCAATTACCTTGAAGTGGATCGCTGGGTCGACAGCCGTTATCGTCCTGGATTCCCAAAGACGGAAAAAGAGAAAGCAGCATTACGTTCCGTCATCCTCTCTGTTCATCCAGATGTTTTGGTTATTCAGGAAATGGGTACTGAGCCATATTTAAAGGAACTCCAAGCCGATCTCAAGGAAGCGGGGATTGAATACCCTTACCAGTATGTAGCGAAAGGTTCCGATGAAGAGAGGCATGTGGCATTGTTGAGTCGGATAAAGCCAATTGATCTTGTCTCTCACGCCGACATGAATTTTTCCTATTTCAAAAGTGATATTCCGGTTAAACGTGGCATGATGGAAGTGGTTTTTCAAACGAACGGAATTAAATGGAAGCTCTTCGGCCTGCATCTAAAAAGTAAATGGTCGGACTACGACGAAGACCCTCATTCGAACGATCGGAGACGATCGGAAGCATTGGCATGTCGCGGTCGGATACTAGAGCTCCAAAAGCGGGATGAACTTCCGTTTCTTATAGTGGGTGATCTCAACGACACTAAATCAACCCCGCCGATTCGCCTCCTTCAATATCGCGGGAAAAATGAGGTGGCTGCCATGGTAGATGCGGTTGATTCTCGAGGAGATCGTTGGACTCATTATTATGAAGCTGAAGATACTTATACGCGAATTGACTACATATTAAAAAGCCCTGATTTCCCTGCCGCAGTCATCGGAAACCACGCTCATGTCTATGATGGACCAGGGTATTTGGATGCGAGTGACCATCGCCTCGTGTGGATCGATCTCCATTGGGAAGGGGCAAATTGA
- a CDS encoding M48 family metallopeptidase has translation MHWLLTTFLLLLILNSVKSLVLDLLNARNIRANAGKIPDAYAGVMEEETYAKSVAYSLEKTRFSIITSLYGSIILALVILGGFLPWMWHVLEGFWGASLWAQAGYLVVVTLVLSIPDMPFDWYSTFKLEEKYGFNKSTLGLWISDKVKGTLIGFVIGYPLICLLLKLVDWLGSHWWIWGFVVIFVFQLAMMVLYPKLIMPLFNKLEPLEPGELKDQLMDLSDSSGFAAKTIEVMDGSKRSGHSNAFFTGFGKFRRIVLFDTLMEQLETNELKAVLAHEIGHYKRGHVPKMVAMSAAGMLLAFWAIAFLAKSSWFYAGFGFEGVASIAPAFLLFSIMSGLITSWLTPVFSILSRKHEYEADAFARDAMGEYHSLIGALRKLNEKNLSNLTPHPIYSAFYYSHPTLLERESAMKGET, from the coding sequence ATGCATTGGCTACTGACAACCTTTCTCCTTCTGCTAATCCTCAACAGTGTAAAATCACTTGTTTTAGACCTGCTTAACGCGCGCAATATTCGCGCCAACGCCGGGAAAATACCCGATGCCTATGCAGGAGTTATGGAGGAGGAAACTTACGCCAAAAGTGTGGCATATTCTTTGGAGAAAACGCGTTTTAGCATTATTACTTCTTTATATGGAAGCATCATTCTGGCTCTGGTCATTCTCGGCGGATTTTTGCCCTGGATGTGGCACGTGCTCGAAGGTTTCTGGGGTGCTTCGCTTTGGGCTCAAGCTGGCTACCTGGTAGTAGTAACCTTGGTATTAAGTATACCTGATATGCCATTTGACTGGTACAGCACCTTTAAATTGGAAGAAAAATATGGATTCAACAAAAGCACACTCGGCTTATGGATCTCGGACAAAGTGAAAGGTACGCTCATCGGTTTTGTAATCGGTTATCCTTTAATATGCTTGTTGTTGAAATTAGTTGATTGGCTTGGTTCCCATTGGTGGATCTGGGGATTTGTGGTTATCTTTGTTTTCCAATTGGCCATGATGGTGCTTTATCCCAAGTTGATCATGCCTCTGTTTAACAAGCTTGAGCCCTTGGAACCTGGCGAACTTAAGGATCAGCTCATGGACCTTTCAGATAGTTCCGGGTTCGCCGCCAAAACGATTGAAGTGATGGATGGCAGTAAACGTTCAGGACACTCCAACGCATTTTTCACAGGATTCGGAAAATTTCGCCGCATTGTATTGTTCGATACCTTGATGGAGCAGCTCGAAACGAATGAGCTCAAAGCCGTGCTTGCTCACGAAATAGGTCATTACAAACGTGGTCATGTGCCTAAGATGGTAGCCATGTCTGCGGCGGGAATGTTGCTTGCGTTTTGGGCGATCGCCTTCCTGGCCAAGAGTTCCTGGTTCTACGCCGGTTTCGGATTCGAAGGAGTTGCGAGTATCGCTCCTGCCTTTCTTTTGTTTTCGATCATGAGTGGATTGATCACTTCCTGGTTAACCCCGGTGTTCAGTATATTATCTCGAAAACACGAATACGAGGCCGATGCTTTTGCCCGGGATGCTATGGGTGAGTATCATTCACTAATTGGAGCTTTGCGTAAGCTGAACGAGAAGAACCTGAGTAACCTTACTCCGCATCCCATCTACAGTGCGTTTTATTATTCTCACCCAACTCTTCTTGAGAGGGAGTCGGCCATGAAGGGTGAAACTTGA
- the xseB gene encoding exodeoxyribonuclease VII small subunit: MSKTKKDQSFEEALKDLEAIIEELETGDVPLSELVDQYEKGTHLLKTCHERLNEAELKIEKLREKSDQPVFENFDPDE, from the coding sequence GTGAGTAAAACAAAAAAGGATCAGTCCTTTGAGGAAGCATTGAAAGACCTCGAGGCCATAATTGAAGAATTGGAAACGGGAGATGTACCCCTCTCCGAACTGGTAGACCAATATGAAAAAGGCACACATCTCTTAAAAACCTGCCATGAGCGCTTGAATGAAGCCGAATTGAAAATCGAAAAGCTGAGGGAAAAATCCGACCAACCGGTCTTCGAAAACTTTGACCCCGACGAATAA